One Primulina tabacum isolate GXHZ01 chromosome 10, ASM2559414v2, whole genome shotgun sequence DNA segment encodes these proteins:
- the LOC142505042 gene encoding uncharacterized protein LOC142505042: MAGRPPRRNRNPRYANNNNNNTNEEGNGPPPQFNLNQADLMAIATIVATTLQGLVNPNANQQPQPPPQHGVKCHYESLRKNRCPTFSGAADPEVSQSWLKSVETQLRLLEVPDALKVDVIVPFLEDKAAKWWEAVSPAMTAAGPITWRIFRETFLKQYYPTEVRLQKPSEFENLGQAPDMSVVEYTSQFNALGSYAPAIMADEVLKLHRFKKGLNSRIQSALAVYQPANFSDLMGAAIRAEADIRRREGENRNKRPPVNPPSQGRPMFKKPNQSGGPPSRKFPANNNQGLKPCSTCGFKHSGECRRASGVCFGCGKAGHRIAKCPTAANRPAGPNRGTGPNTGAGPSKPKEDEPNARIFAMTREEANDATEVVSGTILIKSVPAYALFDCGATHSFMSKRFAKNLGSKPDKLTAPFRIATPTNRTIETNEIYRDCKISISDQTFSADLIQLIMVDFDVILGMDWSARNIAIVDCKGKRVKLLTAE, translated from the coding sequence atggccggtAGACCACCAAGACGAAACCGCAACCCCCGTTATgctaacaacaacaacaacaacactAATGAAGAAGGCAACGGCCCTCCACCTCAGTTCAATCTCAATCAAGCGGACCtaatggctatagccacgatcGTGGCGACGACACTTCAGGGGTTAGTGAACCCAAATGCTAATCAGCAGCCCCAACCTCCACCACAGCATGGGGTCAAGTGTCATTATGAATCACTGCGCAAGAACAGGTGCCCAACTTTTAGTGGCGCTGCCGACCCCGAAGTTAGCCAGAGCTGGCTCAAAAGCGTGGAAACTCAGTTGAGACTGTTGGAAGTCCCGGATGCACTAAAAGTGGACGTGATAGTGCCCTTCTTGGAAGACAAGGCAGCTAAATGGTGGGAAGCAGTCTCGCCAGCCATGACCGCTGCTGGACCAATCACATGGCGAATCTTTCGAGAAACATTTCTAAAACAGTACTACCCGACAGAAGTCAGACTGCAGAAGCCAAGTGAGTTTGAAAATCTCGGCCAGGCCCCAGATATGTCAGTAGTGGAATATACCTCTCAGTTCAATGCCCTTGGATCATATGCACCAGCGATTATGGCGGATGAAGTTCTGAAATTGCACCGCTTTAAGAAGGGGTTGAACAGCAGGATCCAATCAGCTCTAGCGGTCTACCAACCTGCCAACTTTTCAGATTTGATGGGTGCGGCTATCCGAGCCGAAGCTGATATTCGTCGAAGAGAAGGGGAAAACAGGAACAAGCGACCCCCTGTCAACCCGCCTTCTCAGGGCAGACCAATGTTCAAGAAGCCCAATCAGTCGGGTGGACCTCCCTCAAGGAAATTCCCCGCCAATAACAATCAAGGACTCAAGCCATGCTCAACATGTGGCTTCAAGCACTCCGGGGAATGCCGAAGGGCCAGCGGCGTATGCTTCGGATGTGGGAAAGCGGGGCACCGAATTGCAAAATGTCCTACCGCTGCCAACCGACCAGCAGGGCCAAACAGaggaactgggccaaatacgGGAGCAGGCCCTAGTAAACCAAAGGAGGACGAACCCAATGCTAGGATCTTTGCCATGACTCGGGAAGAGGCTAACGACGCAACTGAAGTCGTGTCAGGTACCATTCTAATTAAATCAGTACCTGCCTACGCATTATTTGACTGTGGTGCTACACATTCCTTTATGTCTAAGAGGTTTGCTAAGAATTTAGGAAGTAAGCCTGATAAACTAACTGCACCTTTCCGAATAGCCACACCTACTAATAGAACCATTGAAACGAACGAGATTTACAGAGATTGTAAAATCAGTATTAGTGATCAGACTTTTAGCGCCGATTTGATACAGTTGATCATGGTCGATTTCGACGTAATCTTAGGAATGGATTGGTCAGCAAGAAACATTGCAATAGTAGATTGTAAAGGGAAGAGAGTTAAACTCCTAACCGCAGAGTAG